The Pseudomonas azadiae genome contains a region encoding:
- a CDS encoding thioredoxin fold domain-containing protein produces MRLTQIIAAAAIALVSTFVVADDAAEQTIRKSLANLELDTPIESISASPMAGLYEVKLKGSRVLYASADGQYIVQGYLFQLKEGKPVNLTEKAERLGVSKLINGIPVAETVVYPAIGETKTHITVFTDTTCPYCHKLHAEVPALNKLGVEVRYVAFPRQGLGSPGDEQLQAVWCSADKKAAMDKMVDGKEIKAAKCDNPVSRQFALGQSIGVNGTPAIVLADGQVIPGYQPAPQVAKLALSAK; encoded by the coding sequence ATGCGCTTGACCCAGATTATTGCCGCCGCAGCCATTGCGTTGGTGTCCACCTTTGTTGTCGCCGATGACGCTGCCGAGCAGACCATTCGCAAGAGCCTGGCCAACCTGGAGCTCGACACGCCAATCGAAAGCATCAGCGCCAGCCCGATGGCCGGCCTGTATGAAGTCAAACTCAAGGGCAGCCGTGTGCTGTACGCCAGTGCCGACGGCCAGTACATCGTCCAGGGCTACCTGTTCCAGTTGAAGGAGGGCAAGCCGGTCAACCTGACCGAGAAAGCCGAGCGCCTGGGCGTGTCGAAGCTGATCAACGGTATTCCGGTGGCTGAAACCGTGGTTTACCCGGCCATCGGCGAGACCAAGACCCACATCACCGTGTTCACCGACACCACCTGCCCTTACTGCCACAAGCTGCACGCCGAAGTGCCTGCGCTGAACAAGCTGGGCGTGGAAGTGCGCTACGTCGCGTTCCCGCGCCAGGGCCTGGGTTCCCCGGGTGACGAGCAGTTGCAGGCGGTATGGTGCTCGGCCGACAAGAAAGCGGCCATGGACAAGATGGTCGATGGCAAGGAAATCAAGGCGGCCAAATGCGATAACCCGGTTTCCCGGCAGTTCGCCCTGGGCCAGTCGATCGGCGTGAACGGCACACCGGCCATCGTTTTGGCTGACGGCCAGGTGATTCCGGGCTACCAGCCGGCGCCACAAGTTGCCAAACTGGCGCTGAGTGCCAAATAA